The Heyndrickxia acidicola sequence TCCATCAAACTAAAGGAGCGTGTGGGCATATGAAATCGGTAGCGTTATTAGTCATGTTAATCAGTATCGTGTTGACGGCAGGCTGTTCTTCCCCATTTTCGGAGAACAATATAATTGAAGAAATCGCTCCTGTGGTGTTCTGGTATATGGATGAGGGAAAAGAAGGAAAGTTAAAAATCAGCACGATGGCGCCGCCACTGATTAAAGAAAAGAAGTATCTGCTGACTCGAGAAGTTCACTTGCTGAATGAGGGGACAAAGCTCTTTAATTTAGCTTATTACCGTGAATTGAAACCAGGGCAACTTCGAATGTTGTTAATCAATGAAAGGCTTGCAAAAAAAGGAATTCTATCGCTGCTTAATACCGTAGCTACAGACCCCGATGTTTCCCAACGTCTTTATCTCGTCATTGTAGATGGGAATTTTGACACTTACATAAAAAAACAACTCGTTAAGCAACCAAACCTCGATTATTTCCTTTATCGCATGCTCAGACACTACGAGGAAAATAATCAGGGGGAAATTACTGTCGTTAATTTACATCAATTTATGAAGACGTTCTATTCCCCATTTTCGTATCCAATTCTGCCAGTCTTTAAGGTTGACAAAGAAAATTTCACATATAAAGGAACGGCTTTGTTCCGTCACGACAAACTAATAGCGACCGTCAAAAACACAGACGATCAAATTATCCAGCTCATGAACAACAATCACTACCTTAAATATCTTCCTATACCGAAATCATCCGTCACGTTAGGTCATGTTCGCTCAAATGTCCATATGAAATTTAATCCAAACTATTCGTCCCTGTCAATCAAAGTCAATCTGACCAGTAGAATCGAGGAGTATAGAGGAAATAAAAATATACTTGATCATGATGAACTAGCGAGTCTTAAAAAAGAGATCGAATCCTATTTGGATAAACAATCAATGGAATTTTTAAAAAAAATGCAAAATTGGGACGTGGACCCATTACAGATTGGAACACTCTCTCTTAACCCCTGGGAGAAACCACTAAGTGAAAAACAATGGTCGCATTACTGGAAACGAATGAAGATTAACGTGGACTATCATCTTCACCCTGAACCTTTAACGAATGTAAAATAAGTTCGAAGCAACTAGCATGACGTTCTTATCCTTTGGATAGGAAATAAAAGACAAAAGTTACACCGAGAATAATGTTTGTTATCTCACTGCTATAAGCAATAAAAAGAAAGGTTTAACCCTGTTCTCTTTTATTTCGTTTACAGTTTGGAAGGATGATTTGGGTCTGGATAATTTATAATGAAATTCGTAACTGTTTCAGGTCCTCCTTGCTGAAGACGGTTGCGGATTTCTTTTTTGTTCTGCTCTAAAAATTAACCAGTCGTACAATTCCTGCCACAACGTATTGGATATGGGTACCGTCCGAAGTTTTCGTCCTTTCCCCAGAATTCGAATTCGCCTTAACTCCATGTCAAAATCGGTTAACTTTGAATTGGATAGTTTATCTACCCTTAAACCAGCGTACGTCAACAAATAAATGATGGCTCGATCTCGCCGGTACTTTTCTTCAGGATCCATTCCCCTGCTTTTAGCCGGTTTCTTTCTCACACTGATGTATATGGTACTCTTTTTGATGTTCACTCTGTGAAAGAGTTATGCAACGAATTGTTCCTAGGAAAAGGAAAATCCATTAGTCAATCATGCCATAAAAAACATTTAGAGTATTCAGTTACAAGGTAACTTATAGGGAAATACATCCCCTTTTTTTGAGAATACAACAGACGCATTTCGATATGCCATAAAAGAAAACGGTGAAAACTTAACTTTTGTAAACGAACAAAAGCTTTTAGAGGCTCACTCTCACCTTTCTCCTTGAACGGCCTCTCTTAAACTTTTTATTATAAATTCTTCTTGTGTCAACCTTTCTATACCCGCATACTCCTTTACCTGATCTTTTTATTGAGCTACTTTTATTCAATAGATTGATAATTTAAGTTTTTATTCTTTTTTTTTTATGTATTAACTTTGAAATATAGTCCACTTCTTCTTCGAACTTTTCAGCTAAATCCCATATTAAATGCTTATATGCTCAGTTTAAAATCAGCCATATTCGGGACCCAATTCTATTTTTCGATATCCAAAAATATACATGAAATCCTAATAAAAAAACTGACTCAATAAAGTCGTTTTTAACGACCCTTTGAGTCAGCATCCCAGTTTTACCCAGCACAGGTAAGTCTTTCATCATTTTTAATTTTTGAATACTTTTTCAATCGTGCCAACGCCAAGGCATTCTTCTCCTTGATAGAATACAGCCGATTGTCCCGGTGTAATCGCTCTTATTGGCTGATGGAAAAGCACCTGTACTTGATCATTTTCCAAAAGGCGGACAGTCACTTTATGATCTTCTTGACGCTGTGCATTCGAATTCCTCTGGTTTCTCTATATTGGATACCCAGCTGACTTTGTCAGCGATAATGGAATCAGAATCAGAATATAGTTTTTCATGATGAAACCCTTGTCCAACATAAAGAACATTACGTTTTAAATCTTTGCCGACCGCAAACCAGGGTTCTCCTGAACCGCCAATTCCCAGCCCATGGCGTTGGCCAATAGTATAATACATTAATCCATCATGCGTACCCTTAACTTCACCATCAATGGTTTCCATCTTCCCAGTTTCAGCATGAAGATAGTTGCTTAAGAAATCTTTAAAATTCCGCTCGCCAATGAAGCAAATTCCGATACTGTCTTTTTTCGTTGCAGTTGCAAGGCCTGCTTCCATGGCAATTTCACGAACTTTGGATTTCTCAAGTTCACCTATCGGGAACAGTACTTTGCTAAGCTGGACCTGTGATAATTGGTTAAGAAAATAGGTCTGGTCCTTATTTTGATCAAGCCCGCGAAGCATTTTGTATTCCCCATCACGATAAACAACCTGAGCATAATGACCTGTTGCCACATAATCAGCTCCAAGGTTAATCGCATGCTCTAAAAAGGCTTTATATTTAATTTCTTTGTTACACATGACGTCTGGATTAGGTGTTCGGCCAGCCTTATATTCCTCTAAAAAATAAGTAAAAACGTGGTCCCAATATCGTTTTTCAAAATTAACAGCATAGTTTGGAATTCCTAGGTAATCGCAAATTTTTCACGAAAAAGAAAGTTTCCAAATTTACTTTAAAAAATCTATATATATTTGTATAAGGTTTAATGCACTCCTTCAACAAGTTGATTGATTGAGTTTAACTTGGAAGAAAGCTCAATAAACCATTCTTCATCCCCCGTTGATAATGCCAAGTCTATTAGAAATAGAATTTGTTTCTTGTTTACCGCCTTAGAAAGTGGCAGTTTCCTAACATTTTTACTTAAAATCGAAATTGTTTTTCCAAGCGCTTCACGGTCATCACTCGTAGCAACCGTTACTTTAACAACTCCATCGAGAATACTCTGTGACTCAATATAACCAATTATTAATTGCCCATCCCTTAATTTTCCCTTAATCCAATCACCTGTTTTCAAAACGGAATTACCATTCGTCAACATCCTTTTTCACCTTCTTAAGCTATTTTGTATTTTATGAATGTCCCCAAGAAAGAACCTCTTTTTAAGCTACAGTGATCGGGGATATATCACCTAAATAAAACTGTAATGTTTTTTATTACATTTAATAAAAAGAAGTCTACGGCCATCAGTCACAGCCGCTATTTTGTTCTTGATTTATAAGATCAACAACTTCTTTAATTGTATAGTTCTTTAAATATTCACCCAAATGTTCTTCCGCACCTAAGAAAATTGCAAATAATACTCTTTTCATATTCGCGCCCACAATACACTTTTCATTTGAATCTGGACACTTAGGCTGCAGAGCACCTTCAGAAGTTATCATATATATATCCCAAAGATTCACTTCACTAAGGTCTAAAGTAAAAATAAATCCGCCGCCGGTTCCTTCTTTTGATTTTATAAATCCATGTTTTTTTAACAAGCTTAGCACTTTACGAATGCGTACCGGGTGGACACCAGCACTCTCTGAGATAGCATCACTTGTTGACATACGGTCCGGCTGCAACGCAAGATAAGTTAAACTATGAATGGCAAGTGTAAAATCACTATTCATGTCCTGCCTCCTTAGAAATCAACACAGCTAATCACCTTTTTGCTTTAAATATAGCTTCTGCATCTTTTTTTAAAATCAATCAGCATAATGTAATAATAAATATTACAGTTTACCTTGTCAAGTATCTAATTAAAAGTGTTGTATCAACTCTTAACCATGAATCAGGAGTTCCAAGCGTCCTGTAAAGCTTTACGAATCACGTTCTCTTCCTTAAAGGTGCGTAAACAAATTTGCGCGGTTTGAAATTTTTGTATAAGTAAGTTTAAAAATCCCATTGTTTTTTAACTTGTTCTTCTGCTAACTGTTTAATTTTTTCCCATGTCATTTTTTTATTTACAATGACATTAGTTTGATGATTTTTATCTTTATAATTAACTGTAACGAATACTTCAATCATCACTTTCTTCCTCCTTCCGAAATAATATTAATTGGCCACTTTTTGCCATTCGACGTTCGAAAATGTACGAAGCCTACGAGGCAAAAAACTGCGGATCTCTTCCTCGTTATATCCAACCTGTAATCTTTTTTCGTCTTGGATAATTGGCCGGCGCAACATGTGAGGGTACTTGATTATTAATTTATAAAATTCATTAAGCGGAAGAGATTCAATATTTACATTTAATTCCTGAAATGTTTTTGATTTAGTTGAAACAATGTCATTAGTCCCATCTTCAGTCAAGCGAAGAATTGATTTAATCTCATCGACTGTAAGGGGATTGGATAATATGTTTCTTTCAATATACTCAATATGATGTTCTTCAAGCCAAGCTTTTGCTTTTCGGCAAGAAGCGCAACTTGGTGTCATATACAGATTAACCATACTTATACACACTCCTTCATATTATCCAGCTCATTTCTATACTGTAAATTTAAATGTTACAGTTCGTAAAGTCAACTGTAATTTTATGGATTAGATATCTATCTAAAGAGTTCCCCCTGATGGCATTGCCTCAGTAGCATTTTTTAAGATGTTAACAAGAACTTGTTGAAATAATCCAGCATTACCTTTAATATAACATGCTTCAGATTCTGAAGATAATTCAATAATATTCATGTTGGATAAGAGAAAAATTATATTTATTGCTTTATCAATTTCCTTTTTTAGATCGGATTTTCAATTTTGTTTAGCTTCCTAGTAAAAAAATATGTTTCAACAGAAGCAGGTCCAAAAAAACCAATCGAACATTGTCGATTGGCTCTGTTATATAATATTGATTATTGATTAGCTTTTTTTATCCATTGTGCAACTGTAACTGTACGCTTTGCTTGATGTTTTACAGCTGCTTGAACATCTTCAATCATTTTACCATTTTGTTCAACTGTGACACTTGTTCCATACGGGTTTCCCCCAGCTCCAAATGTAACAGGATCTGTATAACCAGGAGCAGCGACAGTATGATTTCATTTTTCTCAATTACTATCGATCTATACTACATGTCAAATTTACTTCGCTGTTACTCCCGATACTTTCCTGGAAGAACTAGCACTTTTCAAAGAAAATGCTCCTGGACCACTTAATACGATGGAGACCAACCCTGCTATTAAACTGAGTTCAAATTCGTATCCACCTACAAAGCCCATACTTAATTTCGCTACAAAAATCGCAACCAGCATATCGATGGCAAGAATAAAAGCAAATATTCTACTTCCATATCCAATTAATAATGATATACCTCCAATGATTTCAATTAACGCAACGAAGGGAACTACACCGGCCGGGAGTCCAATCTTAGTAAAAAATTGTTCTGTAACAGTCATTTGGTTAAATTTTGATACCCCATGAATAAGAAATAAAATTCCAAACACCAAACGAAGAGTCAATGGGGAAAATCGTGAATAAAGTGACATCATTTTTCATCTACCTTTCAGATTTTATTTTTAATAAAGTCCTTTAATATCAACCAAATTGCCATACGCTGTGACTGAGGTTTCCATATCGGAAACTGCGATGAAGTAAAGTCGCTTTTCGATCATTGTCTGCAGCTCCCATTGCATAAAAGATTGGCACAAAATGCTCGTTCCCGTATGGAGGTACGGCAAGTTGAGCATTAGGAGCCAGTGAAGCGTATTTAAATAAAGATGGCAAATCCCAATTTTGTAATGATTGCGATAACCAATCATCGAATTCAACTGCCCATGAATCAGCCTCTCCATTGTCCGTCGGTTTTAAGGCTCTTAAGTTATGAACGGTTCCTCCACTGCCGATGATTAAAATATCCTTCGTTCTTAATACCGATAAAGCTTTTCCGATTTTATATTGCTCTTCCGGTGCAAGCATCGGATTCACCGACATGGCAATCACTGGGATGTCCGCATTCGGATAAAGCATCCGAAGAATGACCCATGCCCCGTGATCAAGACCGCGAGTGGTTTCATTTTGAAAAGAAATCCCATTTTTAGTGAGCAGTTCCTCTATTTCTTGTGCTATATCGTGGTTGCCTCCAGCAGGATACTGGATCGTGTAAAGAGATGGATCAAACCCTCCGAAATCATAAATCGTGCTGTACTGATCGACTCGGCTTACCATTTGAGTTTCGGACACCCAATGAGCAGAAAACAAAACAACCGCTTTTGGGCGAGGGAGGTCTTGACCTAATTGATTTAAAAATTTTGTATAATTATTATTCTCAATGGCAAGTAACGGCGCGCCATGAGCGATAAAGAATGATGGCATCATCACTATTTCCTCCTATCTTAAATCTTTTAAAATCCATGATTGAAAATCCCGCAGATTTTTTTCGGATACTGTGTGCCCTTCCGGATAAGATTTAAAAGTCACGGAAACCCCAAGCTTCGTAAAATAATCTACATTTTCTTTTCCCCATTCATATGGCAGGACCTGATCATTTTCACCATGTGATATAAACACAGCTAAATGATCGCCAGGGTTAATCATGTATTCTTCCTTTACAAATTGAGGAATGTAACCACTAAGTGCTATCACCCCCTTAATTTTGTTACCGAGAGTGGCAGCTAATGTCATGGAAACAATCGCGCCTTGGCTAAAGCCCATCAAGTATAATTGCTCTAGATTTATTGGATAATTTGCCGATGCATAATCAATAAATTTAGCTAATCGATTGATTCCCTCATCAAATACTTCTCGATGAGGTTTTCCATAGCTTTGGATCGTAAAATAGGCAAAACCTGGTTCTTGGGTCAGATGCCCCCTTACACTTAAGATATAGAAGAAATCCTCTAGACCATTCACGAGTGAGAACATATTTTGTTCATTACTTCCTATACCATGCATGACAAACAATGCAGGATACTTTTTTCCAGGTACAACATTCTTAGGACGGCGAAGTTCGTAAATCATTGGTGATTCCATTAGGAAAACCTCCTTGTCAGTAAAAAATAAAATGGTTAAATTTCTAAAGTTTTCTTATATGAATTATTGTTCTTCTGAAGAATACCAAAAGCATATATGGTATGTCAACATTTTTTTGTTGATATGAAATTAAGTTATGTATTAGAAAACTATTGAGGTGAAAAGCATGGATATTGGTTCTAAAATACGTGCCATTATAAACAGAAATGACATAACGATTGCACAAATGTGTGAGGGAACTGGGCTTTCAAAGGGATTTATCAGCAATGTTGAAAACAACAACACCTCCCCTGCTGAAAATAGTCCATTTTTTCCGAATTATGGAAAATTTATTGAACATAGCATTCTATAGTCTAAGTACACTTCTTCCCAATCTTACTTTCACATAAAAAAAAGCTGCCGTAGCAACTCAATATTTAATACTTGCCCTCGTGCTTTATTACTTTATCGAATCTCCAAAAATTTTTGCAACGGTATCAAGATTATACGATTCACTTTAATGAGTTCTACAATTTTGGTGTTGTTTTGTAACCGCATCTTGCAGTTCATCGTATTTTGAATGAATATTTTCATCAAAAGTATTTCCTTTTTTGGCTTTCAATAGAGGGAGTATGGCAGAATGAAAATTCAACATGAAGGTTCCCTGCAAGAATTTGAGCAGATGAATAATCCCCCTTTTTATACATCTTCCTAAATGGTTGTAATGCCATTCAATCCATCTTGGAATGCTTTAGTTAATGGTTGATTCCCCTCCCCCTGCTTGTTTCCCATATATTAGTTTTGCAATAGCTATTTATTTAAATTACATGGATTTTTTCCAATTTGTCGTGATTTCAACGTTTGCGGTTTTCAATGTATTATACACTGGGCAACGTTTATCAGTGATCTCCTGCAGTTTTTTTATGCGATCTTCCGATTCACTCGTTTTAACTTCAACAGAAATGTCGACTGTTTGAAAATAAGTGCGTACATTTGGATCCCCCATAAGACCACTTGTATCAAGTTCCCCTTTCACAGTAAAGGAAAGCCCTTGCATTTCAAACCCGATTTCTTTGGCTACCATGTTTGCAATGATATTTTCGCAACCAATTAATGCGCCTAAGACTGTTTGAAGCGGATTGGGTCCCTTGTCATTCCCACCTTGCCCCGCGGGTTCATCCACATAAAATGTATGCGTACCAGCATGAATTGTTGAAGTAAGCCCTTCAGTAACTCCGGAAACCTTCATTTGTACTTTTGCCACTTTTAATACCTCCCAGATATTTTAAAATAATGTTTATTTGACTAACCAATACCCACTTATGTTTTCCAAACATGAATACATTATGAAGTGAGTTTTCCATTATCTTAAACAATAAACAAAATCTGCTTCAGGTGAAAAACGCAAAATGCGATGCGAACTTTTCATCGGTGTATACCCACTATAGTGGCATTTGAGAATGTCGAGTTAATTTTTCTTGACTTCATAAACTGTAAACATTAAAATTACAGTAATTCCTTTTGAACAGGAAGCAATCAATTTGAAAAGTGCCTTTTAAAATAGTTTAGTTTGTTAGGACATTTACCTGGCCTTTGCTTAGTAATGTCTATACTGTAAACTATTTTATTACAGTATATTTCACAAAAAACAAACTGTAACTTTTTTTATTACATTAAGAAGGAGGGTAATTCTGATTTTTTTGTATGCCTTATAAAATACTTTTATTAAAATTATAAGAATAAATTGGAGGATATTATAATGGCTATCTCACACGTAACAGATCAAACATTTAGCACTGAAATTAAAGAGGGATTAGTTTTAGTGGATTTTTGGGCTCCATGGTGTGGTCCTTGTAAAATGATAGCACCTGTATTGGAGGAAATCGATGGTGAAATGGGTGACAAAGTTAGAATTATCAAGCTTAATGTAGATGAAAACGCAGGAACAGTAGGAAAGTTTGGAGTCATGAGCATTCCAACGTTGATTCTTTTCAAAGACGGAGTGGCTGTAGATAAGGTTATCGGGTTGTATCCAAAAGAAGCTTTGACAGAAATAATTTCAAAGCATATGTAATACAGACTTTTAGTAAGAGGATGAATCTATATCTGAGCATACAAAAAAGTATTTGATCTACCTTCTCATTGCTAGACCTTTCACCGATTGTTCGTTGGAAGGTCTCCAGATGATGCTTTTCGCAACACACTAGAACTTGTACAGCTCGCTGAAATATTAGCTGAAATTGTTAACAGCCACAGGTAAAAATACGAATATATGAAAAAGTGTTATCAACAAAACTTTTTTTAGGAGGAAAAAATAATGAGTAAAAAAGCACTATTAATTATACCGCCAGAACGTTTTAATGAAGATGAGTTATTCAAACCAAAAGAAGAGCTTGAAAATGCAGGAGTCGAAGTAACCATTGCTAGCACCGTGGCAGGTGAAATTACTGGTGACTATGATGGGAAAGCAACTGCTTCGATTATCTTTTCAGACGTATCGCCCACAGAATTTGATGTTGTTTCGGTAATTGGAGGATCCGGTACAAATGATCATTTATGGGGAAATCAAGAATTACAAGGCTTTTTGAAGCAAGCTTACAATGAGAAAGTTCTTGTAACAGGAATTTGTGCAGGGGCTGTTACAGTTGCTAAAACTGGTTTGCTTTCTGGAAGAGAAGCAACTTGCTATCCAGTAGATGTTCAAAAGAACGAATTGAAAGCTATTGACGTTAAATATGTTGAACAACATGTTGTTGCTCATGATGATATTATTACTGGCGATGGTCCACAAGGTGCGAAAGAATTTGGAAAAGCCCTTGTTAAAGCATTACGTTAGTTCTACATTTTAGTTGGATAGAGTTTGGTTCGGAAGTGGCTTCGAACCCACTCCTTTCATTAAATATAAACATTTTTCCTGAGAATAATAAGTTTTTGAGCCGGTTTCCAGATGATATCCCGGCATTCAATCATGAAGAGATAAAACTATTAGCAAAATACAATAATGAAGCGTTGGTTTATATTATTTTCACTAAAAGTAGTATGTAATATTGTTTTCAGATACAACCTAAAAAGAATTTTTTAAGGAGGGTCATATAATGTCATTAAAAGGAAAACGTGTGGTCGTAATAGGAGGTACTTCTGGTATCGGATTATCCACAGCAAAGGCATTTCTTGATGAATCTGCACAAGTCATTGTTGCAAGTCGTTCTGATGCAAAACTATCCGAGGCAAAGAATGTACTTGGTGGTAATGTGGAAACATACAATATTGATTTTCGCAGTGAAGAAAAACTAGCTGATTTTTTTAAAAAGGTAGGGAATTTTGATCACCTTGTCGTTACGGCAGGTGAAGGTGCAATGGGTCATTTTAGTGACTTACCTGTTGCGGATGTTAGAGAAGCGTTTGATAGTAAGTTTTGGGGGCAGTACTTAGCCGTTCGTGCTGCTATTCCGTACTTAAATGATACCAGTTCTATCACATTGACCTCTGGTGTTTATGGAATCCGTCCACCACAGGGGGCAACGACACTTGCTTCGATCAATTCAGCGATCGATGGATTGGTTAGAGGGCTTTCAGTAGACCTGGCCCCTATACGGGTAAATGTTGTTTCACCTGGTATTGTAGACACCCCACTCTATGGAGGAATGCCTGACGAGCAAAGACAAAATTTATACAACAACATTGCACAGCAGTTACCTGTTAATCGCGTGGCACAGCCTGAAGACATTGCTGAAGCCTACGTGTACTTAGTGAAAAATGGTTTTACAACTGGTACTGTGCTTCTTATTGATGGCGGGGCCCACTTGGTGTAAGTGAGCATAATAATGTTATTTTTGTGGCTATACTACAACAATGTATAGCCACATTTTTTATTATTTAATAACCCAATTCCCCAATAATTGGTGATAAATGAAGAATTGCACTTCAAGATAAACAAGGTGAAATATGAAAGAAATGATGAAAATATGTTTACGTGACCATGAAAAAATCCTTAT is a genomic window containing:
- a CDS encoding Ger(x)C family spore germination protein, with translation MKSVALLVMLISIVLTAGCSSPFSENNIIEEIAPVVFWYMDEGKEGKLKISTMAPPLIKEKKYLLTREVHLLNEGTKLFNLAYYRELKPGQLRMLLINERLAKKGILSLLNTVATDPDVSQRLYLVIVDGNFDTYIKKQLVKQPNLDYFLYRMLRHYEENNQGEITVVNLHQFMKTFYSPFSYPILPVFKVDKENFTYKGTALFRHDKLIATVKNTDDQIIQLMNNNHYLKYLPIPKSSVTLGHVRSNVHMKFNPNYSSLSIKVNLTSRIEEYRGNKNILDHDELASLKKEIESYLDKQSMEFLKKMQNWDVDPLQIGTLSLNPWEKPLSEKQWSHYWKRMKINVDYHLHPEPLTNVK
- a CDS encoding IDEAL domain-containing protein produces the protein MLTNGNSVLKTGDWIKGKLRDGQLIIGYIESQSILDGVVKVTVATSDDREALGKTISILSKNVRKLPLSKAVNKKQILFLIDLALSTGDEEWFIELSSKLNSINQLVEGVH
- a CDS encoding RrF2 family transcriptional regulator, which gives rise to MNSDFTLAIHSLTYLALQPDRMSTSDAISESAGVHPVRIRKVLSLLKKHGFIKSKEGTGGGFIFTLDLSEVNLWDIYMITSEGALQPKCPDSNEKCIVGANMKRVLFAIFLGAEEHLGEYLKNYTIKEVVDLINQEQNSGCD
- a CDS encoding BA3454 family stress response protein, yielding MIEVFVTVNYKDKNHQTNVIVNKKMTWEKIKQLAEEQVKKQWDF
- the spxA gene encoding transcriptional regulator SpxA, with protein sequence MVNLYMTPSCASCRKAKAWLEEHHIEYIERNILSNPLTVDEIKSILRLTEDGTNDIVSTKSKTFQELNVNIESLPLNEFYKLIIKYPHMLRRPIIQDEKRLQVGYNEEEIRSFLPRRLRTFSNVEWQKVAN
- a CDS encoding DoxX family protein encodes the protein MMSLYSRFSPLTLRLVFGILFLIHGVSKFNQMTVTEQFFTKIGLPAGVVPFVALIEIIGGISLLIGYGSRIFAFILAIDMLVAIFVAKLSMGFVGGYEFELSLIAGLVSIVLSGPGAFSLKSASSSRKVSGVTAK
- a CDS encoding DODA-type extradiol aromatic ring-opening family dioxygenase, with the protein product MMPSFFIAHGAPLLAIENNNYTKFLNQLGQDLPRPKAVVLFSAHWVSETQMVSRVDQYSTIYDFGGFDPSLYTIQYPAGGNHDIAQEIEELLTKNGISFQNETTRGLDHGAWVILRMLYPNADIPVIAMSVNPMLAPEEQYKIGKALSVLRTKDILIIGSGGTVHNLRALKPTDNGEADSWAVEFDDWLSQSLQNWDLPSLFKYASLAPNAQLAVPPYGNEHFVPIFYAMGAADNDRKATLLHRSFRYGNLSHSVWQFG
- a CDS encoding alpha/beta hydrolase, translated to MESPMIYELRRPKNVVPGKKYPALFVMHGIGSNEQNMFSLVNGLEDFFYILSVRGHLTQEPGFAYFTIQSYGKPHREVFDEGINRLAKFIDYASANYPINLEQLYLMGFSQGAIVSMTLAATLGNKIKGVIALSGYIPQFVKEEYMINPGDHLAVFISHGENDQVLPYEWGKENVDYFTKLGVSVTFKSYPEGHTVSEKNLRDFQSWILKDLR
- a CDS encoding OsmC family protein, yielding MAKVQMKVSGVTEGLTSTIHAGTHTFYVDEPAGQGGNDKGPNPLQTVLGALIGCENIIANMVAKEIGFEMQGLSFTVKGELDTSGLMGDPNVRTYFQTVDISVEVKTSESEDRIKKLQEITDKRCPVYNTLKTANVEITTNWKKSM
- the trxA gene encoding thioredoxin, encoding MAISHVTDQTFSTEIKEGLVLVDFWAPWCGPCKMIAPVLEEIDGEMGDKVRIIKLNVDENAGTVGKFGVMSIPTLILFKDGVAVDKVIGLYPKEALTEIISKHM
- a CDS encoding DJ-1/PfpI family protein gives rise to the protein MSKKALLIIPPERFNEDELFKPKEELENAGVEVTIASTVAGEITGDYDGKATASIIFSDVSPTEFDVVSVIGGSGTNDHLWGNQELQGFLKQAYNEKVLVTGICAGAVTVAKTGLLSGREATCYPVDVQKNELKAIDVKYVEQHVVAHDDIITGDGPQGAKEFGKALVKALR
- a CDS encoding SDR family oxidoreductase; the protein is MSLKGKRVVVIGGTSGIGLSTAKAFLDESAQVIVASRSDAKLSEAKNVLGGNVETYNIDFRSEEKLADFFKKVGNFDHLVVTAGEGAMGHFSDLPVADVREAFDSKFWGQYLAVRAAIPYLNDTSSITLTSGVYGIRPPQGATTLASINSAIDGLVRGLSVDLAPIRVNVVSPGIVDTPLYGGMPDEQRQNLYNNIAQQLPVNRVAQPEDIAEAYVYLVKNGFTTGTVLLIDGGAHLV